A genomic segment from Bradyrhizobium diazoefficiens USDA 110 encodes:
- a CDS encoding NAD(P)/FAD-dependent oxidoreductase, with protein sequence MRVVVCGGGVIGACAAYFLRRRGIDVTVVERTEVAAAASGKAGGFLARDWCTGTPLDALARRSFALHAQLPEDISGDWGYRPMTAYSGFVASDGDARRDAPSALGWLSDGVVIAQRIGTAETTAIVHPRKFTSAVMNAALAQGAELRPGRVTGITRGTDGMTAGGVEIDGDLVEADAVVIAMGPWSLLAAQWMSLPPVYGQRSPSIVYDTAADAPAEALFLESEEDGSAVSIEVFPRADGSTHITALSDIAPLPLDPAAVTPDRDAIARLQTVSERLSPLFRPERIIAQQACFRPVTQDGLPLIGKVPRSDGLYVATGHNVWGILNAPATGEALAELIAEGATREIDLSPFDPARLTPLDPSLLQAR encoded by the coding sequence ATGCGCGTTGTGGTCTGCGGCGGCGGCGTGATCGGGGCCTGCGCGGCATATTTCCTGCGCCGCCGCGGCATCGACGTGACCGTCGTGGAACGGACCGAGGTCGCGGCCGCAGCGTCGGGCAAGGCCGGCGGCTTCCTGGCACGGGACTGGTGCACCGGCACGCCGCTCGATGCGCTGGCCCGGCGCAGCTTTGCGCTTCACGCGCAACTGCCGGAGGACATCTCGGGCGATTGGGGCTACCGGCCGATGACCGCCTATAGCGGCTTCGTCGCATCCGACGGCGACGCGCGCCGGGATGCACCATCCGCGCTTGGCTGGCTCAGCGACGGCGTCGTCATTGCACAGCGCATCGGCACGGCGGAGACGACTGCGATCGTTCATCCCCGCAAGTTCACGTCGGCCGTGATGAACGCAGCGCTGGCGCAAGGCGCGGAGCTTCGCCCTGGCCGCGTCACCGGCATCACGCGCGGCACTGACGGAATGACAGCCGGGGGCGTCGAGATCGATGGTGACCTCGTCGAGGCGGATGCCGTCGTGATCGCGATGGGACCGTGGTCGCTGCTCGCGGCGCAATGGATGAGCCTGCCCCCCGTCTACGGCCAGCGCAGCCCGAGCATCGTCTACGACACCGCCGCCGACGCGCCGGCCGAGGCGTTATTCCTGGAGAGCGAGGAAGACGGCAGCGCGGTGTCGATCGAGGTCTTCCCACGCGCGGACGGCAGCACGCACATCACGGCTCTTTCCGACATCGCACCGCTGCCGCTCGATCCCGCCGCCGTGACGCCCGATCGCGATGCGATCGCGCGGCTGCAGACCGTGTCCGAGCGGCTATCGCCGCTGTTCCGTCCCGAAAGGATCATCGCGCAGCAGGCCTGTTTCCGTCCGGTGACGCAGGACGGCTTGCCCTTGATCGGCAAGGTGCCGCGGAGCGATGGCCTCTATGTTGCGACCGGGCACAATGTCTGGGGCATCCTCAATGCGCCGGCGACGGGGGAAGCGCTGGCAGAACTGATCGCTGAAGGCGCAACGCGCGAGATTGACTTGTCGCCATTCGACCCCGCCCGGCTGACACCGCTCGATCCATCCCTGCTGCAAGCACGCTGA
- a CDS encoding D-alanine--D-alanine ligase family protein translates to MADKIRVVVLYGGRSGEHEVSLKSAASVFRHLDRTRFEVIPVSIDKTGRWQWNDLRSLDQAHAAALPILPDAPEMRLARGPDGRGVLVPITQGAAAPIAIDVVFPVIHGPLCEDGTVQGLLELADVAYVGSGVLASAVSMDKDVAKRLAEFAGIPVAPYRVLTRKAFVQDRVSSLAKAVEGLSLPVFVKPCNMGSSVGIHKVKTQDALEAALDDAFRYDVKVLVQQGIDAREIEVAVLEDETLFASLASELNPNAHHEFYSYEAKYLDPDGARVDLPARLDAAQMERVRSLATRVFAALECSGFARVDFFLDRKTGEFCFNEINTLPGFTSISMYPKMMEASGVPYGELLSRLVDLALDRHRQRQSLERGYAS, encoded by the coding sequence ATGGCAGACAAAATTCGCGTCGTTGTTCTCTATGGCGGCAGGTCCGGTGAGCATGAGGTCTCGCTGAAATCGGCCGCTTCGGTATTCAGGCATCTCGACCGCACCCGCTTCGAGGTGATCCCGGTCTCCATCGACAAGACGGGCCGGTGGCAATGGAACGATCTTCGTTCGCTCGATCAGGCGCACGCGGCGGCGTTGCCGATCCTGCCCGATGCGCCGGAGATGCGGCTCGCGAGGGGACCCGACGGACGCGGCGTCCTTGTGCCGATCACGCAAGGCGCGGCCGCCCCGATCGCGATCGACGTCGTCTTTCCCGTCATCCACGGGCCGCTTTGCGAGGACGGCACCGTGCAGGGCCTGCTGGAATTGGCCGACGTCGCCTATGTGGGATCGGGCGTTCTCGCCTCCGCCGTCAGCATGGACAAGGATGTCGCCAAGCGGCTCGCTGAATTCGCCGGCATTCCGGTCGCGCCCTATCGCGTGCTGACCCGCAAGGCCTTCGTCCAGGACCGCGTCTCATCGCTTGCGAAGGCGGTCGAGGGTCTGAGCCTCCCGGTTTTCGTCAAGCCGTGCAACATGGGCTCCAGCGTCGGCATCCACAAGGTCAAGACGCAGGATGCGCTCGAAGCGGCGCTCGACGACGCGTTTCGCTATGACGTCAAGGTGCTGGTCCAACAGGGCATCGACGCGCGCGAGATCGAGGTCGCGGTGCTCGAGGACGAGACGCTGTTCGCCAGTCTCGCCAGCGAGCTGAACCCCAACGCCCATCACGAGTTCTATTCGTACGAGGCAAAATATCTCGATCCCGATGGCGCTCGGGTCGACCTTCCGGCCAGGCTCGACGCGGCACAGATGGAGCGCGTCCGGTCACTCGCAACCCGGGTGTTCGCGGCGCTCGAATGCAGCGGCTTCGCGCGCGTCGACTTCTTCCTCGACCGGAAAACCGGCGAGTTCTGCTTCAACGAGATCAACACCCTGCCCGGCTTCACGTCGATCAGCATGTATCCGAAGATGATGGAAGCGTCGGGCGTACCGTATGGCGAGCTGCTGAGCCGCCTCGTCGATCTGGCGCTGGACCGGCACCGGCAGCGTCAATCGCTGGAACGGGGTTACGCGAGCTAG